The segment GCAGGTCGAAACATTCAAAAAAGACACCGCTGATATTAAGGTTTTCTTCACTGAAATTCCTGATTTCAGCAAATTGCTTGTGTTCGGTTCAGGATGTATGGCGGATTCCCCGGCAATACTCACCAAAATCAAATCAGTTAACCGATCACTGCTTGAGCAGGCCGGTGAATCTTCTTTATGGAAGAAGAAACATGTTGTTGATTTTTTTGAATCGAATGCTGCACTAATTCAGCGATATCTCTGACAGGAGCTTCCGAAACTTTTTCAAAGGCTTTCCTGCACATCGGGCATGATGTTACAAGGTAAGAGGCCTCCGATACCTTCATTTTTTCACACGCATCCACGGCCACTTTTCGGCGAACCTCATTTGAAGCTGAGAAATTGGCAAGGCTGTTCCCGCAACAAAGCGTATTATCTTTTTCATATTCGGATGAACTTATCTTATACATTTTACCCAGCAATTTGCGGGGCTCATCATAAATGCGGATATCACGACTTAATTCACAGGGATCGTGATAAACAACTTTACCGGCATTGTGTACCAGGGATATTTTTTGTCTTTCAGCCAGGTCAAGCAAAAACTGGGTATGGTGCACAACTTTCAGGTTTAGGTCGTATTCCTGTGAGAAAATTTTATAGCAAATCGGGCAGGAAGTTACCAGTGTTGAAGCGCCTGAATCTAAAATCATTTTACGATTTTTGGCGATCATAATTTCTGCCTGTTCACGGTGGCCTGCCAGCATCATGGGGCGTCCGCAGCATAATCCTCCTGATTCATCCATAAACCAGAAATTAACACCTGCCTGTTCCATAATCGCAGTCATTGCCTTTTTAATGGATGGCGTCTGGTGAGTCATGCATCCGGCAAAGTAAATAACATCCGCTTTCCGGGTATGCGGCATAGTCTGGCTGCCGAATGTGGGATCAGGTACCCGGCCATTCAGTTCATTGCGGGTAATCATCCGGATGTTGCTGATATCGATACCAACCGGACAAACACTTTCACATCTGCCACACATGAGGCAATTGAAGGTTTCCTGCGGCCTGATATTGTTGTAGCGGATTGCTTTCAGCTGATAGGCTGATTGTATATTCTGAATTCCTCCTGCAAACGATAGCTGGCACGTATCCAGGCAGATGCCGCATCTTGAACAGGAATTGATTTCGATTTCAGTTACAGGGGTACGCCTGATTCCTTCAGTAAGTCCGAAATGCCGTGAGAATATCAAAACTACTTCGGTAGGGATATGCATGTACCGCGAAAACGGCAGGCATACAAAGAAAGCGCCCAGTGAAAGCGAATACGCCCACCAGGCGGGATAGTACAATTTGTCTGCGGGAAGAAAACTCAGCAGGTTACCGACAGTTCCGGTAAGGAAATCACCTCCGTGGAAAACAGCGCTTGTAAGGCTTTCAGCCAGCAATCGCAGGGGAAATATGCACCAGAGAGCTGTAAGGGCAATCCGGTCACCGGGCTGCAATTTGGTAGTGCGCTTCATTCCGTATGCCCTGGAATAGATGCGTTTTGCAAAAGCCAGGGTCACCCCGGCAAGTACCAGTAATAACAGTAAATCCATTACAAATGAGAAAACACTGTGTAAAGGAAAAACGCCGGGATTGGAATTGAAAAACTTGAAGAAAATGGGTACGTATGGTGGATTCATGGCTGATGGTTCATAAACACGGCTTTCAAGATTGCCTATGGCAATGAGTAAAAACCAGCCAAATGCCAGGCTCATGTGCATGAAACCCAGCAACCTGTTTTTTTTGAAAATCTTGCGGTGCAGAAGGCTTTCCCATACTATTTCAGCAAGAGCAGGGAAAATTTTAAGACTGAAAAAGCCGCCAATGACTTTTGACTTCGCCTGTTTCTCAAGCCTGATAAACCAAAGGCTGTACTTCACTGCAAGGTATCCGAGCAGGAATATAAGTCCGATGGTAAACGGAAGAACAAATGCATCAAATTTCATGGTTCTGTATTTTACTTGCAGCAAGCTGCATATGGTATATTACATTCCTGGTGTTTACTCCGCGGGGACATGCATTAATGCATTTCCCGCAAAACCGGCAACGGAAAACCGATTTTAGTATTTCTTCCTCAATACCCCTGCGGGCGAGAAGAATCAGCTTCCTAAGGCTGTAATCAGTTGAAACAGCTGCCGTACATGACGAAGAGCATGTGCCGCAACTCATGCACCAGTCCACTGAAGGTTCTCCTTTCCTTACTGCATTGAGGATCCTCCGGTTACCGCCGTCATAATCAATCTGCCTGTCGGTTTGTATTGTATATCCGAAATTGATCATAGTTCGATTACAAATTCTTTTTCTTCCTTGTGTTTTTCAATGCTCACCAGGTATTCTGCAATTTCAAGTGAAGCAGCTCTTGCTTCGGTAAGCGTCTCATCAATGCTTTTCGGGCCATTTATCCCTCCGGCACAGTAAAGGCCGGGAATGGATGACCTGAATGGGGATGTATAGCTGTCTTCCTGGAGGATAAAACCATCCGCATCCCTTTTCAGACTCAGCATGTCAATAATGTTTCCGGCCTTCCGCTGCGGCTGTATGCCAGTCATAAGGACAAGCATATCAAGATGCATTTTCAGAGGCCTGGCAAGGAGCGTATCTTCTATCCTGATTTGCAACGATCCGTCAGGATTTTCAAATGCCTCGGATAACCGTGCCCTGATGAACTGTATGCCATATTTAAACTGGGCTTCCTTGTATAATTCTTCAAAATGGCGGCCGAACATACGAAGATCCATGTAAAACAGGAATACTTCCGCGTTTGGAAGCATCTCTTTTACCTCAATCGCTTGTTTAACAGCTGTTATGCAACACACTTTTGAACAATGAAGGTTGCCCGCTTTCTCATCGCGTGATCCGACACAGTGAACAAATCCAATCCTGGCGGGCGTATTGCCTTTTGCATTGACAACCGGTTTACCCGACCGGAATTGCTGCTCCAGGTCAACCGATGTAATTACATTTTCGTAAATACCATAGCCGTATTCTTCTTTTCTTTCGGCTTCAAAAATGTCGAAACCGGTTGTAAGCAGCATCGCATTTGCAGTGATCATGCGATTGTTGTTGATTTTTACCGCAAACCCGTCATCATTTTTTTCAATTTCGGTTACTCTTGCATTACAGATGACACTGATTCCCTCGCCCATCTGTTTTGTAAGGCTTTTAAGCAGTTCATCCGAAGAATGCCTTGCAGGAAATAACGCATGCCACTGATTCAACCTTCCGCCCAGTTTATCAGCTGATTCGATAATGGTAACTGCAAATCCCTGCTGATTCAACCTGGATGCAGCTTCCATCCCTGCCACTCCCCCGCCGATGATTGCTATGCTTTTCACGCTTTTGTTGTTTTTTCTAATCTTCGATATTCTTAAATCAGTGCTCCTTGTTCGGTGTTGGTTTCATGAGACCTATGGGACCTAGGGGACCTATGGGACTACCAGAGCCGGTGACGGCATCGTGAGTCCTTCCATATCAATCTTGAGGTAATTCGGTTTAGCCGGGCGTCCTAACAATTCTCCGTTTTTCCCGAGATATTTCTTATCCGGATCAAATGGAATTCCCATTTTCACAAGTAGCGGTTCCGAAGAGACCTGGTGTGTTTGGAGACCAATCTCCCAGGGATCATATCCAAGAACCAAACCTGCAAGTTCTTCATAAGTCAGAACCGGAATACCATGCCCGTTTTCGCCGTATGTTTTGCCCTGCATCTCACTTACCACATACTGCCACCGATCCATGAAATAAGGACATCCGGGGCAGTTGGTAATGATCAGGTCGGGCTGATAGGGCTCCATGGAATCAAATTTCTTTTTGCTGCATGAAAGCGAATAACCCCGGTTAGCCCTTACTACATATTGCCTGAAACCAAAACCACAGCAGTGCCTGCGCTCGGGATAATCAACAATCTCGCCTCCCAGTGCTTCCACCAGTCCGGCAAGTACATACGGGTATTCAGCTCCGCCCACGCCTTTATGAGGAAACATTTTTGAATAATGGCATCCTATATGTTCAACCACTTTCAAGGGTCTGCCGGTAACCTGGTTAACCAGTCGGAATGGAGCTTTCTCAGCTATTTCATGCCTGAGCTTATACACTATGTCGCTGGCATGCGCAAGGTTTTTTGGAATAGAAAATTCTCTTCCCGTGGCCTTTCTAAGGTATTCACGGGTCTTCTCTTCAACTTCAGGAAAATGATGCCAGGTTTCGAGTATTTCAGTATACAGTCCAAAGGAGGTTATGCACGAAACAGCCAAATTCTCATACCCGGCTTCGGTCATGAGAGCAAATTGGCGTGCAACAACCGTCATTGTGGTATTGAAAGGAACTACATCGCAGTGGTAACCGATACCGGTGCATGTGGTATGGCCGGGATTTTCATATACCGTCTTACCGAGCGATTCACGCATTATTCTAAGGAAAATCTGCTCGGCGCCGGGAAAAAAATTCTGCCTTACACAACTGCGAACATAAAAGAATTTGTCCGTTGCAATTTCCTTCTGGTATTCCTGCCACAATCTTCTTTTACCTTCGATCTTCATATTGCCTGATCTTTTGTATGTATGCCGCTGTCGAGGTTATAAATCTGGTTAAGGTAGCCGCAATCCAGCTTCTCATTAAATTCAAGCCCTAATTCTTCAGCTTTTTCAGCGGATTTCTTTTCAATAAAATTGAATAAATCAGAAGCGCCGGTAACATCAAAGATCTTTCTGAGTTCGGCAAGAGCTTCTGCGGGTACTTTCCTGAGAGGTCCCGGACCGTCACCCTTGTAGGTTGCACCAAATCGTTCAAACAGCTTATCCAGGTTATTATTCTGCCATTCCCATGTCGGGCCCTGTTCAGGATGGTCTGCCATCGACATTTCTTCGCGGTACAGGCAATACCCGTATTTCAGGATCCACTCACCCATGGTTCTTTTAAGAACCAGTTGCTGTCTCCCCTTTTCGGATTCAGTGAATAAACCGGTTTTTACGCTGAGAGCTCTTAATGCCATAATGAGCAGACCAGGAGCATTATTTCGGGGGCAACGGGTTTTGCATGACATGCATTCACCGCAGTACCAGATTGTATTACCTGTAAGTAATTCCTCAATTTTGTTATTATCCCTGGTTTGGACGGTTTCGGCTATAATCCGGGGGTCGTAATTATAAAACTCTGCTGCAGCACAAATTGCAGTGCATGTACCACAATTGAGGCATCCGGTAAGGCCTTCCACAAATCTAACGTCAGAACAGAGTTCTTTATAATAATCCATAGTACAGATGCGCATCTTCAAACAAATGTAAAAACTAGGTAATCACAGACCATTAGCCGTTTTACCAAATCTGAATAGGCATTTGTACCTAAAACTGGATGCTGGATGCTGGATATTGGATACTGGATACTGGATGCTGGATACTGGATACTGGATACTGGATGTTAGATACTGGATACCCAAACCGAATACAGAATACCGAATACCGAATACAGTAAACTCCATAAGTCCCATATGTCCCATACGTCCCATTAACCAACACCGAACAAGGAACACCGATTTACGAATAACGAACTTTCTCACTATCTTGCGCCCCTATGTGGATACTATTAGGAATTGTTTCTGCCGCTTTTCTGGGTTTTCATGAAATATTCAAGAAGACAGGGGTAAACCATAATGCCGTGTTACCTGTGCTGTTTCTCGGGTCAGCTTCTGCAGCGGTCCTGTTCATTCCAATGCTTATTTTATCAACCTATTCTCCTGATTTGGCGGCAAGGGCAGGATTGTTGATTCCGCAATCCTCCTCGACAGGGCACCTCCTGTTTATGGTAAAATCGCTGGTTGTTGCAACCGCCTGGACATTCGGTTATTTCTCTGTGAAACATTTGCCGGTGACCCTGCTGGCCCCGATCAATGCATCAGGCCCTGTATGGACGATGCTCGGAGCACTTATTATATACCGCGAAAGCATGAACGCACTTCAGTGGACAGGTGTGGCCCTTTCACTCGTTTTTTATTATTCGCTGTCATTTGGAGGAAACATAAAAGGCTCACAATCCACTGACAAACGGTGGTTGTTTTTTGCTTTTCTCAGCATCGTGTTTAACAGCATCAGTGCCCTCCTGGATAAATACCTTGTGCAACACTATGACCGAATCTCCATGCAAGCCTGGTTTTCTGTTTACACTGCCCTGATTTTCCTTGTTATAGTCCTCGTAATCTGGTATCCTTCGAGAAAAACAACTACGAAACTGCAGTGGAGGTGGTCGATTGCACTTATCGGGGTTTTCCTTGTAGCGGCAGATTTCTTTTATTTCAAGGCGCTTTCCTATGAGGGCTCACTGGTTTCGGTACTTATTATCGTCCGCAGGGCATCGTCAGTAATTGTTTTCATTGCCGGGGCAGTTTATTTCAAGGAAAGCAGCCTCAGGCGACGAGGCCTTGTGCTGGCCGGTATTCTTGCCGGCGTTGCGCTGGTAGTGCTGGGGAGTCTTTGATCTTCGATATTCGTAAATCGGTGTTCGGTGTTCGGTGTTCAGAAGTTTAGAAGTTTAGAAGTTCAGAAGTTTAAATGAAAAAATATTTAAAAAGCGGAATAATCCTGCTGATCCTGGCGGAATTTTGTTTTGCCGCCGCAACCGTATTCGTAAAGTATGTTACCAACCATACTGACATTCCGGCAATTGAAATTACTTTTTTCAGGGTGTCGTTGGGCACTGTTATCGCCGCAGTGTATATGCGGCGCACCAAAACACGTTTCATTCCACAGAAGCCGATGCTCGTAATAGCCCGTGCCATATTCAGCTTTTCAGCCCTCGTAACATTTTTCTATGCCGTAGAACACAGTTCAGTCACCAATGGCAATATGCTTAACATGACTTATCCGGTGTTCATTTTCATGCTTGCCCCCCTGTTCAGACTTGAAAAGATGAACCGGTTTTCCCTTGTTTTTTTGGTTACAGCTATGACAGGGATTTACCTTGTTATTTTTCCCGATTTTTCACACGTAAACAAAGGTGACCTGGTGGGACTGTCATCCGGTATTCTCGCAGCATTTGCCATTATCACGCTTTCGGTTGCCCGCGAATATGATTCTACTGTTCTTATTGTGTTTTACCTAATGGCTATCGGTACGGTCTGCAATGCTTTTATGATGGCTCCAGTATTTGTGGCACCTTTACCTGCAGATTACATCCCTCTTTTTGCCAGTGGGGTACTCGGGGTAACCGGACAGGTTTTACTCACCATGGGATATAAAAATGTAAATGCCCGCGCTGGTTCCATGGTATCATCATCCCGAATTGTATTCGCTGCCCTTTTGGGTTTTATATTTTTTGCAGAACCTCTTTTGCCAAGAATTGTGATTGGCGGATTACTTATCATTTTGTCAATTTTGGGTGTCAGCTTACTTCAGAAGCAAAAAAAGATATCCGCGGAGGATGAGCAATAATTTTAATAGTTTTGCACTTTAAAGTTAAACAATGAGCGACCTGATCCATTTTTTCATCGATTTCGTTCTGCATATCGATAAACATTTAGTTGAAATCGTTACCCAGTATCAATCATGGACCTATGCCATCCTGTTCCTGATTATTTTCTGTGAAACCGGTCTTGTTGTGACTCCGTTTCTTCCGGGTGATTCATTGTTGTTTGCCGCCGGAGCAGTTGCAGCCATGCAGGGACACCCGCTAAATATCGTGTTTATTATTCCGCTTTTATTCCTGGCTGCCTTTCTTGGCGATAATACGAATTATTCGATCGGCAGATTACTTGGTGGAAAAGTATATGAAAAGGACTATAAACTGATTAAGCGGAAATATCTCGATGAAACTCATGCATTTTATGAAAAGCATGGCGGCGTTACGCTTATCATTGCCCGATTCATGCCTATTATAAGGACTTTTGCACCATTTGTAGCCGGTGTGGGTACGATGAAGTATATGAGATTCCTCGCTTTCTGCATCATGGGAAATGCCATCTGGGTTACCCTTTTCAGCCTGGCAGGATACTTTTTCGGGAATATTCCTTTTGTTAAGGAAAACTTCTCCATTGTGGTTCTGGCCATTATAGCCGTTTCCTTTATTCCGCCATTTTATGCTTTTGTAAAGCAGTTTTTGCTGTCAAGGCGAAATCGCAAATCGTAAATCGCTAAATCGTAAATTTTTCACCCGCAAGCTCTTCATAAGTCATTCGAAAGAATTCCTGCTGGATGCGACGGGTGACAGGGCCTGGTTTTCCGTTTCCCACAACATGATCGTTTATTTTAACCACCGGCATTACTTCGCTTCCTGTACCCGTAAGAAACCATTCATCATAAGAAGTTATGGCTGATTCTTCGATAGGCTTTTCAACTACCGGAATCCCCAACTTCTTACATATCCTCAATACAGCAAGTTTTGTGATTCCCGGTAAAATAAGATTTGAATCCGGGTGAGTCTGCACGACACCGTTTTTAACAGCCAGTATATTTGAATGGGAAGCTTCGGTAACAAAGCCGTTACGTACAAGGACACATTCAAATGCGCCCTGT is part of the Bacteroidales bacterium genome and harbors:
- a CDS encoding EamA family transporter: MWILLGIVSAAFLGFHEIFKKTGVNHNAVLPVLFLGSASAAVLFIPMLILSTYSPDLAARAGLLIPQSSSTGHLLFMVKSLVVATAWTFGYFSVKHLPVTLLAPINASGPVWTMLGALIIYRESMNALQWTGVALSLVFYYSLSFGGNIKGSQSTDKRWLFFAFLSIVFNSISALLDKYLVQHYDRISMQAWFSVYTALIFLVIVLVIWYPSRKTTTKLQWRWSIALIGVFLVAADFFYFKALSYEGSLVSVLIIVRRASSVIVFIAGAVYFKESSLRRRGLVLAGILAGVALVVLGSL
- a CDS encoding FAD-dependent oxidoreductase, producing the protein MSKIRKNNKSVKSIAIIGGGVAGMEAASRLNQQGFAVTIIESADKLGGRLNQWHALFPARHSSDELLKSLTKQMGEGISVICNARVTEIEKNDDGFAVKINNNRMITANAMLLTTGFDIFEAERKEEYGYGIYENVITSVDLEQQFRSGKPVVNAKGNTPARIGFVHCVGSRDEKAGNLHCSKVCCITAVKQAIEVKEMLPNAEVFLFYMDLRMFGRHFEELYKEAQFKYGIQFIRARLSEAFENPDGSLQIRIEDTLLARPLKMHLDMLVLMTGIQPQRKAGNIIDMLSLKRDADGFILQEDSYTSPFRSSIPGLYCAGGINGPKSIDETLTEARAASLEIAEYLVSIEKHKEEKEFVIEL
- a CDS encoding 4Fe-4S dicluster domain-containing protein; translated protein: MRICTMDYYKELCSDVRFVEGLTGCLNCGTCTAICAAAEFYNYDPRIIAETVQTRDNNKIEELLTGNTIWYCGECMSCKTRCPRNNAPGLLIMALRALSVKTGLFTESEKGRQQLVLKRTMGEWILKYGYCLYREEMSMADHPEQGPTWEWQNNNLDKLFERFGATYKGDGPGPLRKVPAEALAELRKIFDVTGASDLFNFIEKKSAEKAEELGLEFNEKLDCGYLNQIYNLDSGIHTKDQAI
- a CDS encoding DMT family transporter, with the protein product MKKYLKSGIILLILAEFCFAAATVFVKYVTNHTDIPAIEITFFRVSLGTVIAAVYMRRTKTRFIPQKPMLVIARAIFSFSALVTFFYAVEHSSVTNGNMLNMTYPVFIFMLAPLFRLEKMNRFSLVFLVTAMTGIYLVIFPDFSHVNKGDLVGLSSGILAAFAIITLSVAREYDSTVLIVFYLMAIGTVCNAFMMAPVFVAPLPADYIPLFASGVLGVTGQVLLTMGYKNVNARAGSMVSSSRIVFAALLGFIFFAEPLLPRIVIGGLLIILSILGVSLLQKQKKISAEDEQ
- a CDS encoding heterodisulfide reductase-related iron-sulfur binding cluster → MKIEGKRRLWQEYQKEIATDKFFYVRSCVRQNFFPGAEQIFLRIMRESLGKTVYENPGHTTCTGIGYHCDVVPFNTTMTVVARQFALMTEAGYENLAVSCITSFGLYTEILETWHHFPEVEEKTREYLRKATGREFSIPKNLAHASDIVYKLRHEIAEKAPFRLVNQVTGRPLKVVEHIGCHYSKMFPHKGVGGAEYPYVLAGLVEALGGEIVDYPERRHCCGFGFRQYVVRANRGYSLSCSKKKFDSMEPYQPDLIITNCPGCPYFMDRWQYVVSEMQGKTYGENGHGIPVLTYEELAGLVLGYDPWEIGLQTHQVSSEPLLVKMGIPFDPDKKYLGKNGELLGRPAKPNYLKIDMEGLTMPSPALVVP
- a CDS encoding 4Fe-4S dicluster domain-containing protein; this translates as MINFGYTIQTDRQIDYDGGNRRILNAVRKGEPSVDWCMSCGTCSSSCTAAVSTDYSLRKLILLARRGIEEEILKSVFRCRFCGKCINACPRGVNTRNVIYHMQLAASKIQNHEI
- a CDS encoding DedA family protein translates to MSDLIHFFIDFVLHIDKHLVEIVTQYQSWTYAILFLIIFCETGLVVTPFLPGDSLLFAAGAVAAMQGHPLNIVFIIPLLFLAAFLGDNTNYSIGRLLGGKVYEKDYKLIKRKYLDETHAFYEKHGGVTLIIARFMPIIRTFAPFVAGVGTMKYMRFLAFCIMGNAIWVTLFSLAGYFFGNIPFVKENFSIVVLAIIAVSFIPPFYAFVKQFLLSRRNRKS
- a CDS encoding (Fe-S)-binding protein, with amino-acid sequence MKFDAFVLPFTIGLIFLLGYLAVKYSLWFIRLEKQAKSKVIGGFFSLKIFPALAEIVWESLLHRKIFKKNRLLGFMHMSLAFGWFLLIAIGNLESRVYEPSAMNPPYVPIFFKFFNSNPGVFPLHSVFSFVMDLLLLLVLAGVTLAFAKRIYSRAYGMKRTTKLQPGDRIALTALWCIFPLRLLAESLTSAVFHGGDFLTGTVGNLLSFLPADKLYYPAWWAYSLSLGAFFVCLPFSRYMHIPTEVVLIFSRHFGLTEGIRRTPVTEIEINSCSRCGICLDTCQLSFAGGIQNIQSAYQLKAIRYNNIRPQETFNCLMCGRCESVCPVGIDISNIRMITRNELNGRVPDPTFGSQTMPHTRKADVIYFAGCMTHQTPSIKKAMTAIMEQAGVNFWFMDESGGLCCGRPMMLAGHREQAEIMIAKNRKMILDSGASTLVTSCPICYKIFSQEYDLNLKVVHHTQFLLDLAERQKISLVHNAGKVVYHDPCELSRDIRIYDEPRKLLGKMYKISSSEYEKDNTLCCGNSLANFSASNEVRRKVAVDACEKMKVSEASYLVTSCPMCRKAFEKVSEAPVRDIAELVQHSIQKNQQHVSSSIKKIHRPAQAVIG